The following DNA comes from Arcobacter cloacae.
AATTGTTATTCCAAATGATAGATTATTAGAAATAATTGATGAAAATGTTGGAATGAAAGATGCTTTTAAAATAATCGATAATATTTTATATCAAGCTGTAAATGGTATGTCTGAAGTTATTTTAAATCCAGGAAATTCTGATATTAATACTGACTTCGCTGATGTTAAAACTATCATGCAACACAAAGGTATGGCATTGATGGGAATAGGGCGAGCAAAAGGTGAAAATGCAGCTCAAAGAGCATTGGAAGATGCTATTGATTCTCCATTACTTGATAAAGTTTCATTAAATGGTGCAAAAGGTATTTTAATTCACTTTAATATTCATCCACAAGTTTCATTATTTGCTATTAATGATGTAATGGGAACTATCAATGATAGAATGGATTCTAATGCTGAAATTATTTTTGGTACAACTTCTGATAGTACATTAGAAAAAGATGAAGTTAAAATTACTATTGTTGCGACAGGTTTTGAAACAAAAAATGAAGAGATAGAAGAACCTTCTGAAAATATAGAAGAGAATGAAAATAAAAGTAGTGTAGCTTCTGATAGTGAAAATTATTTAGATATCCCACCTTTAATGAGAGATTATATAGTTCAATATCCATTAAATTAATAAGATATATTACTAAATAAAAAAGGGGCTTAAACGAAAGTTTAAGCCCCTTTTTTTATCTTTAGATTTGGAAATCTAAAGGTTTGTTTTTATCTTTCTTATTCTCATCATCCCATTCAAAAATAAAACACATAGGTAACTTTTCATATTTATTTAGTATTCTAGCTGTTATTACACCTGAAATAAATATTGAAACAATAGCTAAAGCTGAAGAAAAAGCAAGAGTTGAAAGACCCGTTAATCCTTGTCCAACTGTACAACCAATAGCCATAATTCCACCTGTACCCATTAAAGCTCCACCAATCATATTGTATTTT
Coding sequences within:
- the ftsZ gene encoding cell division protein FtsZ, whose translation is MENLFRVDDIKVDMPSKVLSDNVAKIAVIGVGGGGCNMINHMINEGSHKIDLIAANTDLQVLHISKAPKKIQLGLKLTKGLGAGMKPEIGRDSAVESYEEIKGSLKGADIVFIAAGLGGGTGTGAAAIIAKAAKEIGALTVSVVTKPFAWEGKKRAGLANLGLEELKKVSDSIIVIPNDRLLEIIDENVGMKDAFKIIDNILYQAVNGMSEVILNPGNSDINTDFADVKTIMQHKGMALMGIGRAKGENAAQRALEDAIDSPLLDKVSLNGAKGILIHFNIHPQVSLFAINDVMGTINDRMDSNAEIIFGTTSDSTLEKDEVKITIVATGFETKNEEIEEPSENIEENENKSSVASDSENYLDIPPLMRDYIVQYPLN